The Streptomyces luteogriseus genome includes a window with the following:
- a CDS encoding SAM-dependent methyltransferase, translating into MSDITSRTSNDPLTDRVSHPGYPRSSGYDARWTIDNQMGPHALWLLEWLAPALGLDTLSPGSRVLDLGCGRAMTSIFLAKEYDLQVVAADLWIKPDDNAGRIAGAGVGDRVLPVSAEAHDLPFGEGTFDAIVSIDAYQYFGTDDLYLPTPIRLLKPGGRIGVVVPALREEIDGVEPPEHLEPYWEPDFWCFHSAAWWRRHWTRSGAVKVETADWLEDGWRDWLRWCEVVADESTDEWHVRMAGQCAEMLRLDRGRTLGFVRVVGSRL; encoded by the coding sequence ATGTCGGACATCACTTCCCGGACCTCGAACGACCCCCTCACTGACCGTGTGAGCCACCCCGGCTACCCCCGCAGCAGTGGCTACGACGCCCGCTGGACCATCGACAACCAGATGGGCCCGCACGCGCTGTGGCTGCTGGAGTGGCTGGCCCCCGCCCTGGGGCTCGACACCCTGAGCCCCGGCTCCCGGGTACTCGACCTGGGCTGCGGACGTGCCATGACGTCGATCTTCCTCGCCAAGGAGTACGACCTCCAGGTCGTCGCCGCCGACCTGTGGATCAAGCCCGACGACAACGCCGGGCGGATCGCCGGGGCGGGTGTCGGCGACCGGGTCCTGCCCGTGTCCGCCGAGGCCCACGACCTGCCGTTCGGCGAGGGCACCTTCGACGCGATCGTCTCGATCGACGCCTACCAGTACTTCGGCACCGACGACCTCTACCTGCCCACTCCGATCCGGCTGCTGAAGCCGGGCGGGCGGATCGGCGTCGTCGTGCCGGCACTGCGCGAGGAGATCGACGGCGTCGAGCCGCCGGAGCACCTCGAGCCTTACTGGGAGCCCGACTTCTGGTGCTTCCACTCGGCCGCCTGGTGGCGGCGCCACTGGACCCGCAGCGGGGCCGTGAAGGTCGAGACAGCGGACTGGCTGGAGGACGGCTGGCGCGACTGGCTGCGCTGGTGCGAGGTCGTGGCCGACGAGAGCACGGACGAGTGGCACGTCCGGATGGCCGGACAGTGCGCCGAGATGCTGCGCCTCGACCGCGGCCGGACGCTGGGCTTCGTCCGGGTCGTCGGCAGCCGCCTCTGA
- the gatB gene encoding Asp-tRNA(Asn)/Glu-tRNA(Gln) amidotransferase subunit GatB, producing MTTTTDLVSYEDALASYDPVMGLEVHVELGTKTKMFCGCSTALGQDANTQTCPVCLGMPGALPVVNATGVESAIKIGLALNCEIAEWCRFARKNYFYPDMPKNFQTSQYDEPIAFNGYLDVQLEDGETFRVEIERAHMEEDTGKSTHVGGATGRIHGASHSLLDYNRAGIPLIEIVTKPIEGAGERAPEVARAYVRELRELIKALGVSEARMEMGQMRCDVNLSLRPHGREKFGTRSETKNVNSLRSVERAARFEIQRHAAVLSSGGTIIQETRHFHEDTGSTTSGRVKEEAEDYRYFPEPDLVPVAPSREWVEEIRAGLPELPLVRRSRLREEWGVSATDMQAILNAGALEPIVATIEAGADAASARKWWMGELARSANESGKALDELAITPAQVARVTELVAKGDLNDKLARQVIEGVLAGEGTPDEVVDKRGLKVVSDEGALTTAVEEAIAGNPGVADKIRGGKVAAAGALVGAVMKATRGQADAARVKELILEKLGVSEG from the coding sequence GTGACCACCACGACCGACCTGGTGTCGTACGAGGACGCACTCGCGTCGTACGACCCCGTCATGGGCCTCGAGGTCCATGTCGAACTCGGCACCAAGACCAAAATGTTCTGCGGCTGCTCGACCGCCCTCGGCCAGGACGCCAACACGCAGACCTGCCCGGTCTGCCTCGGCATGCCCGGCGCGCTCCCGGTCGTCAACGCGACCGGCGTCGAGTCCGCGATCAAGATCGGCCTCGCGCTGAACTGCGAGATCGCCGAGTGGTGCCGCTTCGCCCGGAAGAACTACTTCTATCCGGACATGCCGAAGAACTTCCAGACCTCCCAGTACGACGAGCCGATCGCCTTCAACGGCTACCTCGACGTGCAGCTGGAGGACGGCGAGACCTTCCGCGTGGAGATCGAGCGCGCCCACATGGAGGAGGACACCGGCAAGTCGACGCACGTCGGCGGTGCCACCGGCCGCATCCACGGCGCCTCGCACTCGCTGCTGGACTACAACCGCGCCGGCATCCCGCTCATCGAGATCGTCACCAAGCCGATCGAGGGCGCGGGCGAGCGTGCCCCCGAGGTCGCACGGGCCTACGTCCGTGAGCTGCGTGAGCTCATCAAGGCGCTCGGCGTCTCCGAGGCCCGCATGGAGATGGGCCAGATGCGCTGCGACGTGAACCTGTCGCTGCGCCCGCACGGCCGGGAGAAGTTCGGCACGCGTTCCGAGACGAAGAACGTCAACTCGCTCAGGTCCGTGGAGCGCGCGGCACGCTTCGAGATCCAGCGGCACGCGGCCGTGCTGTCGTCCGGCGGCACGATCATCCAGGAGACCCGCCACTTCCACGAGGACACGGGGTCGACGACCTCGGGCCGTGTGAAGGAGGAGGCCGAGGACTACCGGTACTTCCCGGAGCCCGACCTCGTCCCGGTGGCCCCGTCCCGCGAGTGGGTCGAGGAGATCCGGGCCGGGCTGCCCGAACTGCCGCTGGTCCGCCGCAGCCGGCTCCGCGAGGAGTGGGGCGTCTCGGCCACCGACATGCAGGCGATCCTCAACGCCGGTGCGCTGGAGCCCATCGTCGCCACGATCGAGGCCGGGGCCGACGCCGCCTCCGCCCGCAAGTGGTGGATGGGCGAGCTGGCCCGCAGCGCCAACGAGTCGGGCAAGGCGCTCGACGAGCTGGCGATCACGCCGGCGCAGGTCGCCCGGGTCACCGAGCTCGTCGCGAAGGGCGACCTGAACGACAAGCTGGCCCGGCAGGTCATCGAGGGCGTCCTCGCGGGCGAGGGCACCCCGGACGAGGTCGTCGACAAGCGCGGTCTGAAGGTCGTCTCCGACGAGGGCGCCCTCACCACCGCCGTCGAGGAGGCCATCGCCGGCAACCCGGGCGTCGCGGACAAGATCCGCGGCGGCAAGGTGGCCGCGGCCGGTGCGCTGGTCGGCGCCGTCATGAAGGCCACCCGAGGCCAGGCGGACGCGGCCCGCGTCAAGGAGCTCATCCTGGAGAAGCTGGGCGTCAGCGAGGGCTGA
- the gatA gene encoding Asp-tRNA(Asn)/Glu-tRNA(Gln) amidotransferase subunit GatA, with protein sequence MTDIIKLTAAETAAKIASGELTAVQVTEAHLARIEAVDEKVHAFLHVDREGALAQARAVDEKRAKGEKLGPLAGVPLALKDIFTTEGIPTTVGSKILEGWIPPYDATLTKRLKAADVVILGKTNMDEFAMGSSTENSAYGPTGNPWDLTKIPGGSGGGSSAALASFQAPLAIGTDTGGSIRQPAAVTGTVGVKPTYGAVSRYGMVAFSSSLDQGGPCARTVLDAALLHEVIAGHDPLDSTSIDEPVPAVVEAARNGSVEGMRVGVVKQFRGEGYQAGVIQRFDESVELLKELGAEIVELDCPSFDLALSAYYLIAPSECSSNLARFDGLRYGLRTGDDGTHSAEEVTSLTREAGFGPEVKRRIMLGTYALSSGYYDAYYGSAQKVRTLIKQDFDKAFGQVDVIVSPTTPTTAFAIGERADDPMAMYLADLCTIPTNLAGNAAMSLPCGLAPEDNLPVGLQIIAPVMKDDRLYKVGAAVEAAFVEKWGHPLIEEAPSL encoded by the coding sequence ATGACGGACATCATCAAGCTCACGGCCGCCGAGACCGCCGCGAAGATCGCCTCCGGCGAACTCACCGCGGTGCAGGTCACCGAGGCCCACCTCGCCCGCATCGAGGCCGTCGACGAGAAGGTGCACGCCTTCCTGCACGTCGACCGCGAGGGCGCCCTCGCCCAGGCCCGCGCCGTGGACGAGAAGCGCGCCAAGGGCGAGAAGCTCGGCCCGCTGGCGGGCGTGCCCCTCGCGCTGAAGGACATCTTCACCACCGAGGGCATCCCGACCACCGTCGGCTCGAAGATCCTCGAGGGCTGGATCCCGCCGTACGACGCGACGCTCACCAAGCGGCTCAAGGCCGCCGACGTCGTGATCCTCGGCAAGACCAACATGGACGAGTTCGCCATGGGGTCCTCCACCGAGAACAGCGCCTACGGCCCGACCGGCAACCCCTGGGACCTCACCAAGATCCCCGGCGGCTCCGGCGGCGGTTCGTCCGCCGCGCTCGCCTCCTTCCAGGCGCCGCTCGCCATCGGCACGGACACCGGCGGCTCCATCCGCCAGCCCGCCGCCGTCACCGGCACGGTCGGTGTGAAGCCGACGTACGGTGCGGTCTCCCGCTACGGCATGGTCGCCTTCTCGTCCTCCCTCGACCAGGGCGGACCCTGCGCCCGTACGGTCCTGGACGCGGCGCTGCTGCACGAGGTCATCGCCGGGCACGACCCGCTCGACTCGACCTCCATCGACGAGCCCGTCCCGGCGGTCGTCGAGGCCGCCCGCAACGGCAGCGTCGAGGGCATGCGCGTCGGCGTCGTCAAGCAGTTCCGCGGCGAGGGCTACCAGGCCGGCGTCATCCAGCGTTTCGACGAGTCCGTGGAACTGCTGAAGGAACTGGGCGCCGAGATCGTCGAGCTGGACTGCCCGTCCTTCGACCTGGCGCTGTCGGCGTACTACCTGATCGCGCCGTCCGAGTGCTCCTCCAACCTCGCCCGCTTCGACGGCCTGCGCTACGGCCTGCGGACCGGCGACGACGGCACGCACTCCGCCGAGGAGGTCACCTCCCTCACCCGTGAGGCCGGCTTCGGCCCCGAGGTCAAGCGCCGCATCATGCTCGGCACGTACGCCCTGTCCAGCGGCTACTACGACGCCTACTACGGCAGCGCCCAGAAGGTCCGCACGCTCATCAAGCAGGACTTCGACAAGGCGTTCGGGCAGGTCGACGTGATCGTCTCCCCGACGACCCCGACCACCGCCTTCGCGATCGGCGAGCGTGCCGACGATCCGATGGCGATGTACCTCGCCGACCTGTGCACCATCCCGACCAACCTGGCGGGCAACGCGGCCATGTCGCTGCCGTGCGGTCTCGCCCCGGAGGACAACCTCCCGGTCGGCCTGCAGATCATCGCCCCCGTCATGAAGGACGACCGCCTGTACAAGGTGGGTGCCGCCGTCGAGGCCGCCTTCGTGGAAAAGTGGGGCCACCCGCTGATCGAGGAGGCTCCGTCGCTGTGA
- the gatC gene encoding Asp-tRNA(Asn)/Glu-tRNA(Gln) amidotransferase subunit GatC: MPGITREEVAHLARLARLELKPEELEHFAGQLDDIIGAVARVSEVADQDVPPTSHPLPLTNVMRKDEVRPSLTPEQALSGAPAQEQQRFKVPQILGED; encoded by the coding sequence ATGCCTGGCATCACGCGCGAGGAGGTCGCCCACCTCGCCCGGCTGGCGCGTCTGGAGCTGAAGCCCGAAGAGCTCGAGCACTTCGCGGGACAGCTGGACGACATCATCGGCGCGGTCGCACGCGTCAGTGAGGTCGCCGACCAAGACGTACCGCCGACCTCGCACCCGCTCCCGCTGACGAACGTCATGCGCAAGGACGAGGTCCGTCCGTCGCTCACCCCCGAGCAGGCGCTCTCCGGCGCCCCGGCCCAGGAGCAGCAGCGTTTCAAGGTGCCGCAGATCCTGGGGGAGGACTAA
- a CDS encoding DUF4267 domain-containing protein — MTATAYTLAVVLNLFCLFLGYRFLFQPASAAAGYGVPADPGGDAGAYLTIKGLRDGTLGLVGLALLAFAGTGAEAWFLLAVALVPLGDTLIVLRNGGKKAVAFGIHFATAAVVLISAALLFAV; from the coding sequence ATGACCGCGACCGCGTACACCCTGGCCGTCGTGCTCAACCTGTTCTGCCTGTTCCTCGGCTACCGGTTCCTGTTCCAGCCCGCCTCCGCGGCGGCCGGCTACGGCGTCCCGGCCGACCCCGGCGGCGACGCCGGCGCCTACCTGACGATCAAGGGCTTGCGGGACGGCACCCTCGGCCTGGTCGGTCTGGCGCTGCTCGCCTTCGCGGGGACCGGAGCCGAGGCCTGGTTCTTGCTCGCCGTGGCTCTCGTGCCGCTCGGCGACACCCTGATCGTGCTGCGCAACGGCGGAAAGAAGGCGGTCGCCTTCGGGATCCACTTCGCCACCGCGGCCGTCGTCCTGATCAGTGCCGCGCTGCTCTTCGCGGTCTGA